A region from the Variovorax sp. RKNM96 genome encodes:
- the fabG gene encoding 3-oxoacyl-ACP reductase FabG, with product MSLEGKRALITGASGALGAAMAERFARDGATVLLHANSRPEAVEQLAASITAAGGKAECHVFDLRSDEASAAACARILEGGAVQILVNNAGVHDDAVLPGMRADQWHKVIDVSLNGFFRVTQPLLLPMMRTRWGRILNISSVSAITGNRGQVNYAAAKGALNSATKALSLEVASRGVTVNAIAPGIIASPMADAVFDPAVINQMVPVKRAGTPQEVAALASFLASDDAAYITGQVISINGGMI from the coding sequence ATGAGTCTCGAAGGAAAACGCGCGCTGATCACCGGCGCCAGCGGCGCACTCGGCGCGGCCATGGCCGAACGGTTTGCGCGGGATGGCGCGACGGTGCTGCTGCACGCCAATTCGCGGCCGGAAGCAGTCGAGCAACTGGCGGCTTCGATCACTGCGGCGGGCGGCAAGGCCGAATGCCATGTGTTCGACCTGCGCAGCGACGAAGCCTCGGCGGCCGCGTGTGCGCGCATCCTGGAGGGTGGGGCGGTCCAGATCCTCGTCAACAACGCCGGTGTGCATGACGACGCGGTGCTGCCGGGCATGCGCGCCGATCAATGGCACAAGGTGATCGACGTGTCGCTCAACGGCTTCTTCCGTGTGACCCAGCCATTGCTGCTGCCGATGATGCGCACGCGCTGGGGGCGCATCTTGAACATCTCGTCGGTGTCCGCGATCACCGGCAACCGCGGGCAGGTCAACTACGCCGCGGCCAAGGGTGCGCTCAACAGCGCGACCAAGGCGCTGTCGCTCGAAGTGGCGTCGCGTGGCGTGACGGTCAATGCGATCGCGCCGGGGATCATCGCTTCGCCGATGGCGGATGCGGTGTTCGATCCCGCGGTCATCAACCAGATGGTGCCGGTGAAGCGGGCGGGAACGCCGCAGGAAGTGGCCGCGCTGGCTTCGTTCCTGGCCAGCGACGACGCGGCCTACATCACCGGGCAGGTGATCTCGATCAACGGCGGGATGATCTGA
- a CDS encoding mobilization protein yields MSSINFIGGEKGGVGKSVTARVLAQYFIDRSRPFTGFDTDRSHSSFTRFYEGFASPVVVDSYEGLDTVVNGFESNPKQSVIVDLAAQTLAPLSRWIKESDLFDVFAEIGVTVNFWHVLDDGKDSTDLLGTLIDTFGNRPNYIVVQNYGRGSDFGMLLASQSLSKANANGARVIALPRLHEASMRKIDAQNTSFWKAVNDREGAHALGLLERQRVKSWLATAYAAFDTLPL; encoded by the coding sequence ATGAGCTCCATCAATTTCATCGGCGGCGAAAAAGGCGGTGTCGGCAAGTCGGTCACGGCGCGCGTCCTGGCGCAGTACTTCATCGACCGCAGCCGCCCTTTCACCGGCTTCGACACCGACCGCTCGCACAGCTCGTTCACCCGCTTCTACGAAGGCTTCGCCTCGCCCGTCGTGGTGGACAGCTACGAAGGACTCGACACGGTCGTGAACGGTTTCGAAAGCAATCCGAAGCAGAGCGTGATCGTCGACCTGGCCGCCCAGACACTGGCGCCGCTGTCGCGCTGGATCAAGGAATCGGACCTGTTCGACGTGTTCGCCGAAATCGGCGTGACCGTCAATTTCTGGCACGTGCTCGACGATGGCAAGGACTCCACCGACCTGCTCGGCACGCTGATCGATACCTTCGGCAACCGGCCGAACTACATCGTGGTGCAGAACTATGGCCGCGGCAGCGATTTCGGGATGCTGCTGGCTTCGCAATCGCTCTCCAAGGCGAATGCGAACGGCGCGCGGGTCATTGCCCTGCCGCGCCTGCACGAAGCGAGCATGCGCAAGATCGATGCACAGAACACGAGCTTCTGGAAGGCCGTGAACGATCGCGAAGGCGCGCACGCGCTGGGCCTGCTGGAACGCCAGCGCGTGAAGTCGTGGCTGGCCACGGCTTACGCCGCGTTCGACACGCTGCCGCTCTAG
- a CDS encoding type II toxin-antitoxin system HipA family toxin, with product MNVKILEISLGTRRFGKLFQYADLCRFVAEPELIAAPPPEVLSLSMVASDPATQAALWSDVKNPLFNAQGGQLPRFFQNLLPEGVLRSHIAQLRGCRENDHFELLAACGGDLPGAVSAKPVSVDRGTLQRLITQDQDALEMSVVELPMPQGISVSGVQPKLGLRRQGGRYVARTRAGVSTRVIAKLPVAGRPHMPQLEMLSLQMAGAAGVEVCNAELAPLSAIKAEHSYALPDEPEFLAVTRFDRDGARRIHFEDFAQVLAVDPMHKYSASYLDMALAMQAFPSLGEDAVLELVRRLAVNDLLGNPDAHLKNFGVLYADGIAPRLAPAYDIVAYAAIQGVDGHALPLLPTNATAPRRTALFTPANVRAFCFSTGLHEPLVRRVVTDTARLARSLWPEMIDASTLPAPWKKRLQQRLQAHPLLQGMTKRGK from the coding sequence ATGAACGTCAAGATCCTCGAGATCTCGCTCGGTACGCGGCGTTTCGGCAAGCTCTTCCAGTACGCCGACCTCTGCCGCTTCGTGGCGGAGCCCGAACTGATCGCCGCGCCGCCGCCCGAAGTGCTGTCCCTCTCGATGGTGGCGAGCGACCCCGCCACGCAGGCCGCCCTCTGGAGCGACGTGAAGAACCCGCTCTTCAATGCCCAGGGCGGCCAGTTGCCGCGCTTCTTCCAGAACCTGCTGCCCGAAGGCGTGCTGCGCAGCCACATCGCGCAGTTGCGCGGCTGCCGCGAGAACGATCACTTTGAGTTGCTCGCGGCCTGCGGCGGCGATCTGCCCGGCGCGGTGAGCGCCAAGCCGGTGTCGGTGGACCGCGGCACGCTGCAGCGGCTCATTACCCAGGACCAGGACGCGCTCGAGATGTCGGTGGTCGAGTTGCCGATGCCGCAGGGCATCTCGGTGTCGGGCGTGCAGCCCAAGCTGGGCCTGCGCCGCCAGGGCGGGCGCTACGTGGCACGCACGCGGGCCGGCGTGAGCACGCGCGTGATTGCGAAGCTGCCCGTGGCCGGGCGACCGCACATGCCGCAGCTCGAAATGCTCTCGTTGCAAATGGCAGGTGCCGCAGGCGTCGAGGTGTGCAATGCCGAACTCGCGCCGCTCTCGGCCATCAAGGCCGAGCACAGCTACGCATTGCCCGACGAGCCCGAATTCCTGGCCGTGACGCGCTTCGACCGCGACGGTGCGCGCCGCATCCATTTCGAGGACTTCGCACAGGTGCTCGCCGTCGACCCGATGCACAAGTACAGCGCGAGCTACCTCGACATGGCGCTCGCGATGCAGGCCTTCCCCTCGCTGGGCGAGGACGCGGTGCTCGAGCTCGTGCGGCGCCTCGCGGTGAACGACCTGCTCGGCAACCCCGACGCCCACCTGAAGAACTTCGGCGTGCTGTATGCCGACGGCATCGCGCCGCGGTTGGCGCCGGCCTACGACATCGTGGCGTACGCAGCGATCCAGGGCGTCGACGGCCATGCGCTTCCGCTCCTTCCGACGAACGCCACAGCACCCCGGCGCACCGCCCTCTTCACGCCCGCCAACGTGCGCGCCTTCTGCTTCTCGACCGGCCTGCACGAACCGCTGGTGCGGCGCGTGGTCACCGACACGGCACGGCTCGCACGCAGCCTCTGGCCCGAAATGATCGACGCCTCGACGCTGCCGGCGCCGTGGAAAAAGCGGCTGCAGCAGCGCTTGCAGGCACACCCCTTGCTGCAAGGCATGACCAAGCGCGGCAAATAG
- a CDS encoding helix-turn-helix domain-containing protein yields the protein MTKQELITTLAARRDAAGLSTAEIALRSGLTERSVRNALSLQGNPQLSSLLALVDALGLELQLAPKGFGETAATDPGYRPVTTRVGHAIAQAPAPPPYTTNNKRRSP from the coding sequence GTGACCAAGCAGGAACTCATCACCACCCTCGCCGCGCGGCGCGATGCCGCAGGCCTCTCGACCGCCGAGATCGCGCTGCGTTCGGGACTGACCGAGCGCTCGGTGCGCAATGCCTTGAGCCTCCAGGGCAATCCGCAGCTGTCGTCGCTGCTCGCGCTGGTGGATGCGCTCGGGCTGGAACTGCAACTGGCGCCCAAGGGCTTCGGCGAAACCGCGGCCACCGACCCCGGCTACCGCCCCGTCACCACCCGCGTGGGCCATGCGATCGCGCAGGCCCCGGCACCGCCGCCGTACACCACCAACAACAAGCGCCGCTCGCCATGA
- the smc gene encoding chromosome segregation protein SMC, with the protein MRLNSIKLSGFKSFAEPTNFLLPGQLVGVVGPNGCGKSNIMDAVRWVLGESRASELRGESMQDVIFNGTTTRKQASRSSVELVFDNADHRAGGQWNQFGEIAVRRVLTRDGTSSYYINNQPVRRRDVQDVFLGTGLGPRAYAIIGQGTISRIIESKPEELRLFLEEAAGVSKYKERRRETENRLGDTRENLTRVEDILRELNANLEKLEKQAEVAARYNTLQGDATKKQHQLWFLKRSESDADQAKIKSDSEKAINDLESRTADLRHIEAELETVRQAHYAAGDQVNQAQGKLYEASAEVGRLEGEIRFVVEGRQRVEQRLVQLREQMGQWGTRREEAETEIETLAGKGVDAEEQAILLAAQLEEHDARMPELEEAVQRAQDEANSQRTTVSQVQQQIQVLAADQRNIEDQSRQLTQRSERLRADQNALAAPDEARLLDMQEQLAAAQETASEAEARLHELQEAVPQLDDDRRAKQQAVNTEGARHAEFSARLEALRALQEKVKTDGKLAPWLAKHGLDGLQGLWSRIHIEQGWESALEAALRERLGALEVSRLDMVRAFGNDAPPAKLAFYSPPSAGAPQGAATLPRLSSLLRLNDAGQQALLNDWLHGCYTATSFEEALAQRATLQPGEVIYVQSGHAVSSHSVNFYAPDSEQAGLLARQQEMENLERQLKAQTLINEEARIALIRAEAAYGDAAQRLVTARREAADTQSRAHELQVETLRMTQLAEQTRARSQQLASDLGEVDAQLEELQEKRIAAEGRFEELDMQLADSQERHAQLDERVIEAGRALNASREQHRSLERQAQEATFSQRTLEARRAELNRAIETASQQVVALTDEDERARAELGRLSDAAAQAGLQDALSLKLERETALGASRSQYDDLTLKLRASDERRLQLERELDPLRQRITEFQLKEQAARLGVEQYQQLLEDAGADLEAIAQSIETDKVRLTGLQSEIDRLNREVVALGAVNLAALDELAIASERKTFLDAQSADLNEAIGTLEDAIRKIDAETRDLLGGTFKIVNEHFSRMFPELFGGGNARLVMTGDEILDAGVQVLAQPPGKKNQTIHLLSGGEKALTAIALVFAIFQLNPAPFCLLDEVDAPLDDANTERYAKLVTAMSRETQFLFISHNKIAMEMAEQLIGVTMQEQGVSRIVAVDMEAAASMVEAA; encoded by the coding sequence GTGCGTCTCAATTCCATCAAGCTCTCGGGCTTCAAGTCGTTCGCCGAACCCACCAACTTCCTGCTGCCGGGCCAACTGGTCGGCGTGGTCGGGCCCAACGGTTGCGGCAAGTCGAACATCATGGATGCGGTGCGCTGGGTGCTCGGCGAATCGCGCGCCTCAGAGCTGCGCGGCGAGTCGATGCAGGACGTGATCTTCAACGGCACGACCACCCGCAAGCAGGCCAGCCGTTCGAGCGTCGAGCTGGTGTTCGACAACGCCGACCACCGCGCCGGCGGCCAGTGGAACCAGTTCGGCGAAATCGCGGTGCGGCGCGTGCTCACGCGCGACGGCACCAGCAGCTACTACATCAACAACCAGCCGGTGCGCCGCCGCGACGTGCAGGACGTGTTCCTGGGCACGGGCCTCGGGCCGCGCGCCTACGCCATCATCGGCCAGGGCACGATCAGCCGGATCATCGAATCCAAGCCCGAGGAACTGCGCCTGTTCCTCGAGGAAGCCGCCGGCGTCTCCAAGTACAAGGAACGTCGCCGCGAAACCGAAAACCGCCTGGGCGACACGCGCGAGAACCTCACGCGCGTCGAAGACATCCTGCGCGAACTCAACGCCAACCTCGAGAAGCTCGAGAAGCAGGCCGAGGTGGCCGCGCGCTACAACACGCTGCAGGGCGATGCCACGAAGAAGCAGCACCAGCTGTGGTTCCTGAAGCGCAGCGAGAGCGATGCCGACCAGGCCAAGATCAAGTCCGATTCGGAAAAGGCGATCAACGACCTCGAATCGCGCACCGCCGACTTGCGCCACATCGAAGCCGAACTCGAAACCGTGCGCCAGGCCCACTACGCGGCCGGCGACCAGGTCAACCAGGCGCAGGGCAAGCTCTACGAGGCCAGCGCCGAAGTCGGCCGGCTCGAAGGCGAGATCCGCTTCGTGGTCGAAGGCCGTCAGCGTGTCGAGCAGCGGCTGGTCCAGTTGCGCGAGCAGATGGGCCAATGGGGCACGCGCCGCGAAGAGGCCGAGACCGAGATCGAAACGCTGGCCGGCAAGGGCGTCGATGCCGAAGAGCAGGCGATCCTTCTGGCCGCGCAGCTCGAAGAACACGACGCGCGCATGCCCGAGCTCGAAGAAGCCGTGCAGCGCGCCCAGGACGAGGCCAACAGCCAGCGCACGACCGTGTCGCAGGTGCAGCAGCAGATCCAGGTGCTGGCCGCCGACCAGCGCAACATCGAAGACCAGAGCCGCCAGCTCACACAGCGCAGCGAGCGCCTTCGCGCCGACCAGAACGCGCTGGCCGCACCCGACGAGGCCCGCCTGCTCGACATGCAGGAGCAACTGGCCGCCGCGCAGGAAACCGCCAGCGAAGCCGAGGCCCGCCTGCACGAACTGCAGGAAGCCGTGCCGCAACTGGACGACGACCGCCGCGCGAAGCAGCAGGCCGTCAACACCGAAGGTGCGCGCCATGCCGAGTTCTCGGCGCGGCTCGAAGCGCTCCGTGCGCTGCAGGAAAAGGTCAAGACCGACGGCAAGCTGGCCCCCTGGCTCGCCAAGCACGGCCTGGACGGCCTGCAGGGCCTGTGGAGCCGCATCCACATCGAGCAGGGCTGGGAGAGCGCGCTCGAAGCCGCGCTCCGCGAGCGCCTGGGTGCGCTCGAAGTCAGCCGGCTCGACATGGTCCGTGCCTTCGGCAACGACGCACCGCCGGCCAAGCTGGCGTTCTACAGTCCGCCGTCGGCCGGTGCGCCGCAGGGCGCGGCGACGCTGCCGCGGCTGTCGAGCCTGCTGCGCCTGAACGATGCTGGCCAGCAAGCGCTGCTGAACGATTGGCTCCACGGCTGCTACACCGCCACCAGCTTCGAGGAAGCACTGGCGCAGCGCGCCACGCTGCAGCCGGGCGAAGTCATCTATGTGCAGAGCGGCCACGCCGTGTCGTCGCACAGCGTCAACTTCTACGCGCCCGATTCCGAGCAGGCCGGCCTCCTGGCCCGTCAGCAGGAAATGGAAAACCTGGAGCGCCAGCTCAAGGCCCAGACGCTCATCAACGAAGAAGCGCGCATCGCGCTGATCCGTGCGGAAGCGGCCTACGGCGATGCCGCGCAACGCCTCGTGACCGCGCGTCGCGAAGCCGCCGACACCCAGTCGCGCGCCCACGAACTGCAGGTCGAAACGCTGCGCATGACCCAGCTCGCCGAGCAGACGCGTGCGCGCAGCCAGCAATTGGCTTCCGACCTTGGCGAAGTCGACGCGCAGCTCGAAGAACTGCAGGAAAAGCGCATCGCCGCCGAAGGCCGCTTCGAAGAACTCGACATGCAACTGGCCGACAGCCAGGAGCGTCACGCGCAGCTCGACGAGCGCGTGATCGAAGCCGGACGCGCGCTGAATGCCAGCCGCGAGCAGCACCGCAGCCTCGAACGCCAGGCGCAGGAGGCCACCTTCTCGCAGCGCACGCTCGAAGCGCGCCGCGCCGAATTGAATCGCGCAATCGAGACTGCATCGCAGCAGGTCGTGGCACTCACCGACGAAGACGAGCGCGCCCGCGCCGAGCTCGGCCGGCTCTCCGACGCCGCCGCGCAAGCCGGCTTGCAGGATGCGCTGTCGCTCAAGCTCGAACGCGAAACCGCGCTGGGCGCATCGCGCAGCCAGTACGACGACCTCACGCTCAAGCTGCGCGCGAGCGACGAGCGCCGCCTGCAGCTGGAACGCGAACTCGATCCGCTGCGCCAGCGCATCACCGAATTCCAGCTCAAGGAACAGGCCGCGCGCCTGGGTGTCGAGCAGTACCAGCAACTGCTGGAAGATGCCGGCGCCGACCTCGAAGCCATCGCGCAATCGATCGAGACCGACAAGGTGCGCCTCACGGGCCTGCAGAGCGAAATCGATCGCCTCAACCGCGAGGTGGTGGCGCTCGGCGCGGTGAACCTGGCCGCGCTCGACGAGCTCGCCATTGCCAGCGAGCGCAAGACCTTCCTCGACGCCCAGTCGGCCGACCTGAACGAAGCCATCGGCACGCTCGAAGACGCCATCCGCAAGATCGACGCCGAAACGCGCGACCTGCTCGGCGGCACCTTCAAGATCGTCAACGAGCACTTCAGCCGCATGTTCCCCGAGCTCTTCGGCGGCGGCAATGCAAGGCTCGTGATGACGGGCGACGAAATCCTCGATGCCGGCGTTCAGGTGCTCGCACAGCCGCCCGGCAAGAAGAACCAGACCATCCACCTGCTCTCGGGCGGCGAGAAGGCGCTCACGGCCATCGCGCTGGTGTTTGCGATCTTCCAGCTCAATCCGGCGCCGTTCTGCCTGCTGGACGAAGTGGACGCGCCGCTGGACGACGCGAACACCGAGCGCTATGCCAAACTCGTGACCGCCATGAGCCGCGAAACCCAGTTCCTCTTCATCAGCCACAACAAGATCGCCATGGAAATGGCCGAGCAGTTGATCGGCGTCACGATGCAGGAGCAGGGCGTTTCGCGCATCGTCGCGGTGGACATGGAGGCTGCGGCTTCCATGGTCGAGGCCGCCTGA
- a CDS encoding cell division protein ZipA C-terminal FtsZ-binding domain-containing protein, translating to MSNLTLALSILGGLVLAAVVGYEALMSRRNAPRQPDAVDTALADVERSMSSGDDMEPRLHVDPNQLSAQDRHEPLFDPDLPAPSGVPVPTGERRGGLDPLIDVIAPVSLDGLASGDAAIAAMPPTRRAGSKPVAIEGLNEHTGQWEPPVAGQRYSAFQVGVQLANRTGALNEIEYSEFVVKAQAFADAVNGSPEFPEMLDEVARARELDQFASAHDAQLGFVLRALHAAWSPGYVQQNAARLGFVAGIIPGRMVLPTGEVGLPPILGLAFDTQAALADDPAQSAIRELSLSLDVPQVDRTEEPFRRMREAAATLAREMDGVVTDSDGQLLRDETMDVIGNDLEQLYDTLDARDLAAGSPLARRLFS from the coding sequence ATGAGCAACCTCACTCTCGCTCTCTCCATTCTTGGCGGCCTCGTTCTCGCGGCTGTCGTCGGCTACGAAGCCCTGATGTCGCGCCGCAATGCGCCACGCCAGCCGGACGCGGTGGACACCGCGCTGGCCGACGTGGAGCGCTCGATGTCGTCGGGCGATGACATGGAGCCCAGGCTGCATGTCGATCCGAACCAGCTCTCGGCGCAAGACCGCCACGAGCCGCTGTTCGATCCCGACCTGCCGGCACCCAGCGGTGTTCCGGTGCCCACCGGCGAGCGGCGCGGCGGGCTCGATCCGCTGATCGACGTGATCGCGCCGGTGTCGCTGGACGGCCTCGCCTCGGGCGACGCCGCCATCGCGGCCATGCCGCCGACGCGTCGTGCGGGCAGCAAGCCGGTTGCCATCGAAGGTCTCAACGAGCACACCGGCCAATGGGAGCCGCCTGTCGCTGGGCAGCGCTACAGCGCATTCCAGGTCGGCGTGCAACTGGCCAACCGCACGGGCGCGCTCAACGAGATCGAGTATTCCGAATTCGTGGTCAAGGCGCAGGCTTTCGCCGATGCGGTCAACGGCTCGCCCGAATTTCCCGAGATGCTCGATGAAGTGGCGCGCGCCCGCGAACTCGACCAGTTCGCGAGCGCGCACGATGCGCAACTCGGCTTCGTGCTGCGCGCGCTGCATGCGGCCTGGAGCCCGGGCTACGTGCAGCAGAACGCCGCGCGGCTCGGGTTCGTGGCCGGCATCATTCCGGGGCGCATGGTGCTGCCGACGGGCGAAGTCGGCCTGCCGCCGATCCTCGGCCTTGCCTTCGACACCCAGGCCGCGCTGGCCGACGACCCGGCGCAATCGGCCATCCGCGAACTCAGCCTGAGCCTGGATGTGCCGCAGGTCGATCGCACCGAAGAGCCATTCCGCCGCATGCGTGAAGCTGCCGCTACGCTCGCGCGCGAAATGGACGGCGTGGTGACCGACAGCGACGGCCAGTTGCTGCGCGACGAGACGATGGACGTCATCGGCAACGACCTCGAGCAGCTCTACGACACGCTCGACGCGCGTGATCTGGCGGCCGGCTCACCCCTGGCCCGCCGACTCTTCAGCTGA
- the ligA gene encoding NAD-dependent DNA ligase LigA, with protein sequence MTTRDEAAREAAALSEQLHKHAHLYYVLDAPSVPDAEYDKLFQRLQALETEFPELRTPDSPTQRVGGKVLDGFTKVRHKVPMLSIRTETDITPGGASAFDARVRKELGLAEDGPQVEYVCELKFDGLAMNLRYEDGVLVQAATRGDGEVGEDVTQNIRTVREIPLRLNGKAPPVVEVRGEVYMKRADFDALNERQREKIAAGQKNEKVFVNPRNAAAGAVRQLDPAIAAARPLSFFAYGLGEVTPAAEGGPDCPTQLDWLQQFHAWGFPVATQTARAKGAIELIAFHENIGRQRDALPYDIDGVVYKVDSVELQRQLGFVSREPRWAVAHKYPAQEQLTEVLGIEIQVGRTGKLTPVAKLAPVFVGGVTVTNATLHNEDEARRKDVRVGDTVIVRRAGDVIPEVVGVVPESLAKPEGERGPVFTMPHQCPVCGSAAVREEEEVDYRCTGGLFCAAQRKEAILHFAARRAVDVDGLGDKLVEQLVDANLIRTLPDLYKLGFTTLAGLDRMAEKSAKNLVDALEASKKTTLPRFLFGLGIRHVGESTAKDLAKHFGKLDAIMDATEEQLLEVNDVGPVVAQSLRTFFDQPHNREVVEQLRACGLTWEEGEPAARAPKPLAGLTFVITGTLPTLGRDEAKDKLEAAGAKVAGSVSKKTHYLVAGEEAGSKLDKAREIGVTVIDEARMLEILENGVTE encoded by the coding sequence ATGACGACGCGCGACGAAGCGGCACGCGAAGCCGCCGCACTGAGCGAACAGCTTCACAAGCACGCCCACCTTTATTACGTGCTCGACGCGCCCTCGGTGCCCGACGCCGAGTACGACAAGCTCTTCCAGCGCCTGCAGGCCCTGGAGACGGAGTTTCCCGAGCTGCGCACGCCCGATTCACCGACGCAGCGCGTGGGCGGCAAGGTGCTCGACGGCTTCACCAAGGTGCGCCACAAGGTGCCGATGCTGTCGATCCGCACCGAGACCGACATCACGCCCGGCGGCGCGAGCGCCTTCGATGCGCGGGTGCGCAAGGAACTGGGCCTGGCCGAGGACGGGCCGCAGGTCGAGTACGTCTGCGAGCTCAAGTTCGACGGCCTCGCCATGAACCTGCGCTACGAAGACGGCGTGCTGGTGCAGGCTGCGACGCGCGGCGACGGCGAAGTCGGCGAGGACGTCACGCAGAACATCCGCACGGTGCGCGAGATTCCGCTGCGCCTGAACGGCAAGGCGCCGCCCGTGGTCGAGGTGCGCGGCGAGGTCTACATGAAGCGCGCCGACTTCGACGCGCTCAACGAACGCCAGCGCGAGAAGATCGCCGCTGGCCAGAAGAACGAGAAGGTGTTCGTCAATCCGCGCAATGCCGCCGCCGGTGCGGTGCGCCAGCTCGATCCGGCGATTGCCGCGGCACGGCCACTGAGCTTCTTTGCGTACGGTCTCGGCGAAGTCACGCCGGCCGCGGAAGGCGGGCCGGATTGCCCGACCCAGCTCGACTGGCTGCAGCAATTCCACGCCTGGGGCTTCCCTGTGGCCACGCAGACGGCACGGGCGAAAGGCGCGATCGAGCTGATCGCGTTCCACGAAAACATCGGCCGCCAGCGCGATGCCTTGCCCTACGACATCGACGGCGTGGTCTACAAGGTCGACAGCGTCGAGCTGCAGCGGCAACTGGGCTTTGTCTCGCGCGAGCCGCGCTGGGCCGTGGCGCACAAGTACCCCGCGCAGGAGCAACTGACCGAGGTGCTGGGCATCGAGATCCAGGTCGGTCGCACCGGCAAGCTCACGCCGGTGGCCAAGCTTGCGCCAGTGTTCGTCGGCGGTGTCACTGTGACCAACGCCACGCTGCACAACGAGGACGAGGCCCGCCGCAAGGACGTTCGCGTGGGCGACACCGTCATCGTGCGGCGCGCGGGCGACGTGATTCCCGAGGTGGTCGGCGTGGTGCCCGAGAGCCTCGCCAAGCCCGAGGGCGAACGCGGCCCGGTCTTCACCATGCCGCACCAATGCCCCGTGTGCGGCTCGGCAGCCGTGCGAGAAGAGGAAGAAGTCGACTACCGCTGCACCGGCGGCCTGTTCTGCGCGGCGCAGCGCAAGGAGGCCATCCTGCATTTCGCGGCACGGCGCGCGGTCGACGTCGACGGGCTGGGCGACAAGCTGGTCGAGCAGCTGGTGGATGCCAACCTCATTCGCACCTTGCCCGATCTCTACAAGCTCGGGTTCACCACGCTCGCGGGGCTGGACCGCATGGCCGAGAAGTCGGCCAAGAACCTTGTCGACGCGCTCGAGGCGTCCAAGAAGACCACGCTGCCGCGCTTCCTGTTCGGCCTGGGCATCCGGCACGTCGGCGAAAGCACGGCGAAGGACCTTGCCAAGCATTTCGGCAAGCTCGACGCCATCATGGACGCGACCGAAGAGCAACTGCTCGAGGTCAACGACGTCGGCCCGGTGGTGGCGCAGAGCCTGCGTACCTTCTTCGACCAGCCGCACAACCGCGAGGTCGTCGAGCAGCTGCGCGCCTGCGGACTGACCTGGGAAGAGGGCGAGCCCGCGGCCCGTGCGCCAAAGCCGTTGGCGGGCCTGACCTTCGTGATCACCGGTACCCTTCCTACGCTGGGCCGCGACGAGGCGAAGGATAAATTGGAGGCAGCCGGTGCCAAGGTCGCCGGTTCTGTCAGCAAGAAGACCCATTACCTCGTGGCCGGCGAAGAGGCCGGCAGCAAGCTCGACAAGGCCCGGGAAATCGGGGTGACGGTGATCGACGAGGCGCGTATGCTGGAGATTCTCGAGAACGGCGTCACGGAATGA
- the def gene encoding peptide deformylase, translated as MAIREILKMGDPRLLRIAQPVAAFDTDELHLLVRDMFETMHAVNGAGLAAPQIGVDQQLVIFGTDIVNPRYPDAPPVPRTVLLNPVITPIGDDEEEGWEGCLSVPGLRGVVPRFANIRYTGFDPYGDPIDRVASGFHARVVQHEVDHLLGKLYPMRVRDFSRFGYTEVLFPGLDAADDD; from the coding sequence ATGGCCATTCGCGAAATACTCAAGATGGGCGACCCCCGGCTGCTGCGCATCGCGCAGCCGGTCGCCGCTTTCGATACCGACGAACTGCACCTCCTGGTGCGCGACATGTTCGAGACCATGCATGCGGTCAACGGCGCCGGCCTCGCGGCACCGCAGATCGGCGTTGACCAGCAGCTCGTCATCTTCGGTACCGACATCGTCAACCCCCGCTACCCCGACGCACCGCCCGTGCCCCGCACCGTGCTGCTTAACCCCGTGATCACGCCCATCGGCGATGACGAGGAAGAGGGCTGGGAAGGGTGTCTCTCGGTGCCGGGCCTGCGCGGCGTGGTGCCGCGTTTCGCCAACATCCGCTATACCGGCTTCGATCCGTATGGCGACCCCATCGATCGGGTCGCGAGCGGTTTCCATGCGCGCGTGGTGCAGCATGAAGTCGATCACCTGCTGGGCAAGCTCTACCCGATGCGGGTGCGCGATTTCTCGCGCTTCGGCTACACCGAGGTCCTGTTCCCGGGCCTCGATGCGGCCGATGACGACTGA
- a CDS encoding DoxX family protein, with amino-acid sequence MFKSDDTGKLVLRLALGILILLHGVAKVTKGVDGIGGMLASHGLPAFLAYGVYVGEILAPALLIVGLFTRPAAVIVAINMLVAIWLVHRKDLGAINGQGGWALELQGMFLFAAISLAFTGGGRFGLSNR; translated from the coding sequence ATGTTCAAGTCCGACGACACCGGCAAGCTCGTTCTGCGCCTCGCGCTGGGCATCCTCATCCTGCTGCACGGCGTGGCCAAGGTCACCAAGGGCGTCGACGGTATCGGCGGCATGCTTGCCTCGCATGGCCTGCCGGCTTTCCTGGCGTATGGGGTCTATGTCGGTGAGATCCTGGCGCCCGCGCTGCTGATCGTCGGCCTGTTCACCCGGCCGGCCGCGGTGATCGTGGCGATCAACATGCTGGTGGCGATCTGGCTGGTACACCGCAAGGACCTCGGCGCCATCAACGGCCAGGGCGGCTGGGCGCTGGAGCTGCAGGGCATGTTCCTGTTCGCGGCGATCTCGCTGGCCTTCACGGGCGGCGGCCGCTTCGGCCTCAGCAACAGGTAA